The following coding sequences are from one Bufo bufo chromosome 2, aBufBuf1.1, whole genome shotgun sequence window:
- the LOC120991242 gene encoding zinc finger protein 420-like isoform X2, whose product MMEEHQPLISQENPSKNSKGNLMLSLNYNAEDEDIMQHSSGGNVHPGLHSTDLSSNLPNHEGPSLDQLWTVTSTENPSKNSEGNLMLSLNFKAEDEDIMQSSSGENVHPGLHSTDLSSNLPNLEGPSSDQSWTVTSTGQKGGKRFHCNEAFTKSSRLYTGDKPHTCSECGKCFTKKSNLVLHEIVHTGVKPYSCSECGKCFTRKSHLVRHERIHTGQKPYSCAKCGKCFTEKSSLVCHERSHTGEKPYSCSECGKCFKRRGQLVIHLRIHKG is encoded by the exons aaaatcccagtaagaaTTCTAAAGGAAACCTCATGTTATCACTAAATTATAATGCAGAAGATGAAGATATCATGCAGCACTCTTCAGGAGGaaatgtacatccaggacttcacagtacagatctatCAAGTAATCTCCCTAATCATGAAGGACCTTCTCTTGACCAATTGTGGACTGTTACAAGTACAg aaaatcccagtaagaaTTCTGAGGGAAATCTCATGTTATCACTAAATTTTAAAGCAGAAGATGAAGATATTATGCAGAGCTCTTCAGGAGAaaatgtacatccaggacttcacagtacagatctatCAAGTAATCTCCCTAATCTTGAGGGACCTTCTTCTGACCAATCATGGACTGTTACAAGTACAggtcagaaagggggtaaaagGTTTCACTGTAATGAAGCGTTCACAAAGAGTTCAAGACTTTACACAGGAGACAAACCTCAtacgtgttcagaatgtgggaaatgttttacaaaaaaatctaatCTTGTGTTACATGAGATAGTTCACACAGGagtgaagccatattcatgttcagaatgtgggaaatgttttacacgaaAATCACaccttgttagacatgagagaattcacacaggacagaagccatattcgtgtgcaaaatgtgggaaatgttttacagagaaatcaagtcttgtttgccatgagagaagtcacaccggagagaagccatattcatgttcagaatgtgggaaatgttttaaaagaAGAGGACAACTCGTTATACATCTGAGAATTCACAAAGGATAG
- the LOC120991242 gene encoding zinc finger protein 420-like isoform X1, with amino-acid sequence MMEEHQPLISQENPSKNSKGNLMLSLNYNAEDEDIMQHSSGGNVHPGLHSTDLSNQGCCQPRATSGRQEQQVERESTDRTVNSVPGPPIIPARRENPSKNSEGNLMLSLNFKAEDEDIMQSSSGENVHPGLHSTDLSSNLPNLEGPSSDQSWTVTSTGQKGGKRFHCNEAFTKSSRLYTGDKPHTCSECGKCFTKKSNLVLHEIVHTGVKPYSCSECGKCFTRKSHLVRHERIHTGQKPYSCAKCGKCFTEKSSLVCHERSHTGEKPYSCSECGKCFKRRGQLVIHLRIHKG; translated from the exons aaaatcccagtaagaaTTCTAAAGGAAACCTCATGTTATCACTAAATTATAATGCAGAAGATGAAGATATCATGCAGCACTCTTCAGGAGGaaatgtacatccaggacttcacagtacagatctatCAA ATCAAGGATGTTGCCAGCCCAGGGCTACAAGtggcaggcaggagcagcaagtcGAAAGGGAGAGCACGGACCGCACCGTTAACAGCGTCCCGGGGCCCCCGATCATCCCGGCTAGAAGAG aaaatcccagtaagaaTTCTGAGGGAAATCTCATGTTATCACTAAATTTTAAAGCAGAAGATGAAGATATTATGCAGAGCTCTTCAGGAGAaaatgtacatccaggacttcacagtacagatctatCAAGTAATCTCCCTAATCTTGAGGGACCTTCTTCTGACCAATCATGGACTGTTACAAGTACAggtcagaaagggggtaaaagGTTTCACTGTAATGAAGCGTTCACAAAGAGTTCAAGACTTTACACAGGAGACAAACCTCAtacgtgttcagaatgtgggaaatgttttacaaaaaaatctaatCTTGTGTTACATGAGATAGTTCACACAGGagtgaagccatattcatgttcagaatgtgggaaatgttttacacgaaAATCACaccttgttagacatgagagaattcacacaggacagaagccatattcgtgtgcaaaatgtgggaaatgttttacagagaaatcaagtcttgtttgccatgagagaagtcacaccggagagaagccatattcatgttcagaatgtgggaaatgttttaaaagaAGAGGACAACTCGTTATACATCTGAGAATTCACAAAGGATAG